The window CATGACCGCCTCGCACCCGGCCCTGCCGTTCGGCGGCGTCAAGCGCTCGGGCTTCGGGCGCGAGCTGAGCGGCCACGGGATCCGGGAGTTCTGCAACATCACCACCGTCTGGGTGGCCTGACGGCGGCCGGGGCGGGGCCGTCCGGGCCCCGCCCCGGCCGGGGTCACGCGGCCATCCGGTGCCTGCCCTGGCCGGGTGTCATCCAGCGGGCGACCATGCCGCACAGCGCGATCAGGGTGACGCCCCACACGATGCTGAAGACGATCAGCCAGGGCAGCGAGGTCACCTGGGACCCGACGGCGCCGAGGCCGAGCGAGAGCGCGAGCATCAGCACCACGGCCGTCGGACCGAGGCTGAGCAGGCCGTGCCAGGCCCGGTGCGCCAGGCTCGGGTGCCGCGGCGCGTCGGGGCCGGTGTCGAGCGCCTTGTAGGTCAGTAGGTCCATCTGGGATCGCCTCCGGACGTCGGGGACTGCCGGTGATCAGCTCACCAAGGCCTCACGAGACCTTGCGGGGAGCTGCGGACTTCCTGCTGGTGGTCTTCTTCGCGGCCGCGGCCGGCTTCGCGGTGCCGGCCGCGGCCCTGGTGGCGGCCCGGTCCGCGGTGGCCCGGCCGGTGGCCGTCCTGGGAGCAGTCGCCTTCTTGGCCGCCGCCTTCCCGGCCGTCGCCTTCCCGGCGGGCGCGCGCTTGCGGGCTGCCGGGGCCTCCACCGGGGGCGGCTCCTCCACCGCCAAGCCGGCCTCCGGTTCGGCGCCCGGCCCGGCCCGGCGGCCGCGGTGGGCGCCCTCGGCCTGCTTGAGACTGCTGCGCAGCGCCGCCATCAGATCGATGACGTTGTCCGGAGCCTCGCCGGACTCCTCCTCGTGCGGCACTTCGACGCCCTGGATCCGGGCCTCGATGACCTGCTGCAGCGCCCGCTGGTAGTCGTCGTGGAGCTGGGAGAGGTCGAAGTCCTCGGAGAGCGTGTCCATCAGCGAGCGGGCCATCTTCAGCTCCTGCGGCCGCACGGTCACCTGCTCGTCGGGCGCGATCCCGGCCGCCGGGCGGACCTCGTCGGGCCAGATGCAGGTCTGCAGCACCAGCGTCCCGTCGTGCACCCGCAGCACGGCCGGCGACTCCCTGGTCCGCAGCGCGATCTTGGTGACCGCGATCCGGCCGGACTCGGTGAGCGCGTCGCGCAGCAGCGCGTACGGCTTGGCGGCGGCCTTGTCGGCGACACCGACGTAGTAGGCCTTGGAGAACATCAGCGGGTCGATCTCGGCCGCGTCCACGAACGCCAGCACGTCGATGACCTTCTTGCTGGGCAGCGGCAGCTCGGCGAGGTCCTCGTCGGTGAGGGTGACGGTCCGCCCGTCGGGTGACTCGTAGCCCTTGGCGATCTCCGCGTAGGGGACTTCCTTCCCCTCCTGCTCGCAGTACCGCTTCATCCGCACCCGGCCGCCGTCCTTCGCGTGCACCTGGTGCAGCGGGACGTCGTGCTCCTGGGTCGCGGAGTACAGGTGGACGGGGATGCTGACCAGCCCGAAGCTGATCGTCCCCTTCCAGGTGGTCTGCATGGGGTGTCGCCCCTTCCCGGACGGTCCCCCTCCCGGAGATCTCCACTGTGCCCGGATTCACCCCGATCGGCCACACGGTCCCGGTCCGGGCCGACGCGGCGGGCCGGACCGGGCCGGACCGGCGGACAATGGCCGGGAGCCGAGGAGGTGGCGCCATGCCGGGGACGCGCCCGCCCCCACCGTCCGAGCGGACCACGTACGTCGTGTCGTACGCCGTGGCCGGGGAGCCCGGGGTCCGGCGGGCGGAGGTCACGGTGGTGCCCGGGTACTCGCAAGAGAGCGACATCCCGCGGATCCTCGCCGCCCGCCTCACCGGGCGGCCGGAGGGCGCGCGGATCGTCCTGCTGGAGCTGCGCCCGGCCTGAGGGTCCGGCCGGGCGCGGGGGCGGGCCGACGGGCCCGGGCGGGACCCGCCGAACGGAGGCACCGGGGCGTGTCAGCGGGTGATCGCCCCGGATCGCCCGGCACCGCTCCCTAGCATCGGGACTCCGTGGTCCCGCCCGACCAGGCGTGACGGAACGTCACCCCCGGCCCCAGGAGCGTTCATGCCCTCGTCCTCCGGCGGCCCCGCCCGCATCCCCGGCCCGGCCCGCCCCCCGCAACCGCCCCGGCGCGGCGCCCTGCGGCGACTGGGCGAGTGGTGCGCGCGCCACTCGGTCCTGGTGATCGTGCTCTGGCTGGTCACCCTGGCCGGCGTCCAGGTGATCGACCGGGCGGTCGGCGGGACGTTCTCGGACGACTTCTCGCTCTCGGACACCCAGGCGCAGGAGGGCCGCAACGTCCTCCAGGCGCACGAACCGGCGGCCGGCGGCACCAGCTCCCAGGTGGTGCTCCACGACAGCCAGTCACTGACCGGGTTCCAGAGCCAGATCGACCAGGTGGTCGGCTCGCTGAGCGCGCTGCCGCACGTGCAGTCCGCGCAGAGTCCGCTGCCGCCTGCCGGCCAGCCCTCCCCGCCCGGCGGCCCGCTCGCCGCGGACGGCCTCACCGGCTACCTCACGGTCCGCTTCGACGTGAACCCCACGACCCTCGGCGACGACTACCTCGACGGCGTCGACACCGCCGTCGCCCCGTTGCGGGCGGCCGGGGTGGAGGTCGAGTACGGCGGGCCGCTGGGCGAACTGGCGCGCCCGGTGGCCGACGACCGGGTCAGCGAGCTGATCGGCTTCGGGGTCGCGATCGTCGTTCTGCTGATCGGCTTCGGCAGCGTGATCGCGGCCGGCCTGCCGCTGGTCACCGCCCTGATCGGGGCCGTCGTCGGCCTCGGGGTGCTCGGCCTGCTGGCCGCCGCCACCACCTTCGCCACGGTCGCCCCCACCCTGGCGACCATGATCGGCATCGGCGTCGGCATCGACTACGCGCTGTTCCTGCTCACCCGGCACCGACAGGGCCTGATGGACGGCAAGGACCCGGTGGCCTCCGCCGGGCACGCCGTGGCGACCAGCGGCCGGGCGGTGCTGGTCTCCGGCTGCACCGTGGTGATCGCGCTGGCCGGTCTGGTCGTCTCCCGGGTCAACTTCATCGCCAAGCTCGGCGCCGCCGCGGGGGTGACGGTGATCTCCGCCGTCCTCGCCGCACTCACCCTGCTCCCGGCCCTGATGGGCCTGATCGGCCGCCGGATGGACCGCTGGACGGTGCATTCGCCGGTCGCCGAGACCGGCGTCGCGCCCGGCGAGGAGATCACCGGGACGTGGCACCGCTACGCCCAGC of the Kitasatospora sp. NBC_01246 genome contains:
- the ku gene encoding non-homologous end joining protein Ku is translated as MQTTWKGTISFGLVSIPVHLYSATQEHDVPLHQVHAKDGGRVRMKRYCEQEGKEVPYAEIAKGYESPDGRTVTLTDEDLAELPLPSKKVIDVLAFVDAAEIDPLMFSKAYYVGVADKAAAKPYALLRDALTESGRIAVTKIALRTRESPAVLRVHDGTLVLQTCIWPDEVRPAAGIAPDEQVTVRPQELKMARSLMDTLSEDFDLSQLHDDYQRALQQVIEARIQGVEVPHEEESGEAPDNVIDLMAALRSSLKQAEGAHRGRRAGPGAEPEAGLAVEEPPPVEAPAARKRAPAGKATAGKAAAKKATAPRTATGRATADRAATRAAAGTAKPAAAAKKTTSRKSAAPRKVS
- a CDS encoding MMPL family transporter gives rise to the protein MPSSSGGPARIPGPARPPQPPRRGALRRLGEWCARHSVLVIVLWLVTLAGVQVIDRAVGGTFSDDFSLSDTQAQEGRNVLQAHEPAAGGTSSQVVLHDSQSLTGFQSQIDQVVGSLSALPHVQSAQSPLPPAGQPSPPGGPLAADGLTGYLTVRFDVNPTTLGDDYLDGVDTAVAPLRAAGVEVEYGGPLGELARPVADDRVSELIGFGVAIVVLLIGFGSVIAAGLPLVTALIGAVVGLGVLGLLAAATTFATVAPTLATMIGIGVGIDYALFLLTRHRQGLMDGKDPVASAGHAVATSGRAVLVSGCTVVIALAGLVVSRVNFIAKLGAAAGVTVISAVLAALTLLPALMGLIGRRMDRWTVHSPVAETGVAPGEEITGTWHRYAQRVERRPWWFLAAGVVVVGVLAIPLFSIQLGHIDDGADPTTFTDRRAFDLMSDAFGPGSNGPITVVVDQSAVAADARPALLSSVQQALAGTPDTSGVTPLQTSSDGDVLFDTVTPAQRPQDEQTTQLVGHLSGTVLPQAVAGSGAKTYVTGTTAAQVEFADIVAARLLPIIAVVVGLAFLIILAVFRGLLIAVKAAVLNLISIAASYGVLVAVFQWGWGGPALGVAGTVPIESYVPMMMFAIVFGLSMDYEIFLLSRVHEAWLSTGDSRGSVAHALEITARVITCAALIMVSVFAAFIVSDNIVIKMMGLGLAVSVLIDATVVRLLLVPAVMTLLGPAAWWTPRFLDRVLPHLDTEGEGERA